One genomic region from Cygnus olor isolate bCygOlo1 chromosome 29, bCygOlo1.pri.v2, whole genome shotgun sequence encodes:
- the LOC121061198 gene encoding keratin, type II cytoskeletal 3-like, giving the protein MSRQSVCRSFGGGSRRGYSSCSAIGGGFGGGSSRNRISYSSYSSARGFGGGGQCGGFGSRSLHNMGGSRRIAIGGCYGGGGYGGRMGGFGGGYGGGMGGFGGGMSCGGMGGFGGGMGGGGMGGGGMGGFGGGMGGGGMGGFGGGMGGPGMGGFGGPGFPGGIQPVQVDSSLLRPVHVEIDPQIQQVKNQEKEQIKTLNNQFASFIDKVRFLEQQNKVLSTKWELLQQQGPSGPRKNLDVLFENYIQNLRRRLESLVGQRGELESELQNMRQYVEEYKTKYEEEINRRTAAENEFVVLKKDVDCAYMTKVELEAKVGALTDEINFLRCIYEEELAQMQTISRDLSVVVSMDNNRHLDLDSIIEEVRRQYEQIAQNSRAEAEAWYQSRYEELQSTAGRHGDSLRNTKIEIQELTRNVQRLRAEIESVKKQNQQLQAAIAEAEERGEMALKDARLKLEELECALSKDKEELARLLKEYQELLNIKIALDVEIAMYRKLLEGEENRLCNDGMSNVNVSVVGRTTISGGRGGMGGGFGGSGMGGGFGGSSMGGGFGGSGMGGGFGGSGMGGGMGGGVCGVGGGFGGGSSGGSCGMGGGMYSGGFSSGSGRMCVSGGGNFSSGGGSSSVRRCVTTTSVKSSGVRF; this is encoded by the exons ATGTCTCGGCAGTCTGTCTGCAGAAGCTTTGGAGGAGGGAGTAGAAGGGGCTACAGCTCTTGCTCTGCCATCGGTGGTGGCTttggaggaggcagcagcaggaacagaatCAGCTACAGCTCATATTCCTCAGCCAGGGGATTTGGAGGTGGTGGACAGTGTGGAGGGTTTGGCAGCAGGAGCCTCCATAACATGGGTGGCAGCAGAAGAATTGCCATAGGTGGATGCTACGGTGGCGGAGGCTATGGAGGCAGAATGGGCGGCTTCGGTGGAGGCTATGGAGGAGGAATGGGTGGCTTTGGTGGAGGAATGAGTTGTGGAGGAATGGGTGGCTTTGGTGGAGGAATGGGTGGTGGTGGAATGGGCGGTGGAGGAATGGGTGGCTTTGGTGGAGGAATGGGTGGTGGAGGAATGGGTGGCTTTGGTGGAGGAATGGGTGGCCCAGGAATGGGCGGCTTTGGTGGTCCCGGCTTCCCTGGAGGCATCCAGCCAGTGCAGGTTGACTCAAGTCTCCTGCGGCCAGTCCATGTTGAGATTGACCCCCAGATCCAGCAGGTCAAAAACCAGGAGAAGGAGCAGATCAAGACTCTTAACAATCAGTTTGCCTCCTTCATCGACAAG GTGCGCTTCCTGGAGCAACAGAACAAGGTGCTCTCCACCAAGtgggagctcctgcagcagcaagggcCCTCAGGGCCGAGGAAGAACCTGGATGTCCTCTTTGAGAATTACATCCAGAACCTGAGGAGGAGGCTCGAGTCTCTAGTGGGACAGAGGGGAGAGCTGGAGTCGGAACTGCAGAACATGCGGCAATACGTCGAGGAGTACAAAACCAA GTATGAAGAAGAAATCAACAGGCGCACGGCTGCTGAGAACGAGTTTGTGGTGCTGAAGAAG GATGTGGACTGTGCCTACATGACCAAAGTGGAGCTGGAAGCCAAGGTGGGAGCTCTGACCGACGAGATCAACTTCCTGAGGTGCATCTATGAGGAG GAGCTGGCTCAGATGCAGACGATCAGCCGGGACTTGTCTGTGGTGGTGTCGATGGACAACAACCGCCACTTGGACCTGGACAGCATCATCGAGGAGGTCAGGCGCCAGTACGAGCAGATCGCTCAGAACAGCCGGGCTGAAGCTGAGGCTTGGTACCAGAGCCGG TAtgaagagctgcagagcacagctggcaggcatggggacagcctgcGCAACACCAAGATCGAGATCCAGGAGCTGACCAGGAATGTCCAGAGGCTGCGGGCTGAAATTGAGAGCGTGAAGAAGCAG aaccagcagctgcaggcagctatTGCTGAGGCCGAGGAGCGGGGTGAGATGGCTCTGAAGGATGCCAGGTTGAAACTGGAGGAGCTGGAATGTGCCCTGAGCAAAGACAAGGAGGAGCTGGCTCGCCTGTTGAAGGAGTACCAGGAGCTGCTGAACATCAAGATTGCCCTGGATGTGGAGATTGCCATGTACaggaagctgctggagggagaggagaacag gcTTTGCAATGATGGCATGTCCAACGTGAATGTCT CTGTGGTAGGCAGGACCACCATCTCTGGAGGCCGAGGAGGCATGGGAGGAGGCTTCGGCGGCAGCGGCATGGGAGGAGGCTTTGGCGGCAGCAGCATGGGAGGAGGCTTTGGCGGCAGCGGCATGGGAGGAGGCTTCGGCGGCAGCGGCATGGGAGGAGGAATGGGAGGAGGTGTATGTGGAGTAGGAGGAGGCTTTGGAGGTGGAAGCTCTGGAGGCAGCTGTGGCATGGGAGGAGGAATGTACAGTGGAGGCTTCTCTTCTGGAAGTGGAAGGATGTGCGTGTCTGGAGGTGGCAACTTCAGCTCCGGTGGGGGATCCTCCTCCGTCCGGAGATGTGTCACAACCACCTCCGTCAAGTCTTCAGGAGTAAGGTTCTGA
- the LOC121061201 gene encoding keratin, type II cytoskeletal 6C-like: MSRQSICRSFGGGSRRGYSSCSAIGGGFGGSGGRSRISYSSFSTSRGTGGAGRCGGFSSRSLHNMGGSGRISMGGSYGSGYGCRIVGFGGGYGGGFGSIGGGVIGGGIGSFGGPVRGGPGFPGGIQPVQVDTTLLRPVHVDIDPQIQQVKCQEKEQIKTLNNQFASFIDKVRFLEQQNKVLSTKWELLQQQGPSGPRKNLDVLFENYIQNLRRRLESLVGQRGELESELQNMRQYVEEYKTKYEEEINRRTAAENEFVVLKKDVDCAYMTKVELEAKVGALTDEINFLRCIYEEELAQMQTISRDLSVVVSMDNNRHLDLDSIIEEVRRQYEQIAQNSRAEAEAWYQSRYEELQSTAGRHGDSLRNTKIEIQELTRNVQRLRAEIESVKKQNQQLQAAIAEAEERGEMALKDARRKLEELECALSKDKEELARLLKEYQELLNIKIALDVEIAMYRKLLEGEENRLCGDNPANVNVSVVGRTTIAGGRVGGFGAGSGMGGGVCAVGGGSIVGGSCGVGGGMYSGGFSSGSGRMCSSGGGSFITGGGSSSVRRCVTTTTVKSSGVKY, translated from the exons ATGTCTCGGCAGTCAATCTGCAGAAGCTTTGGAGGCGGAAGCAGAAGGGGATACAGCTCTTGCTCTGCCATCGGTGGTGGCTTTGGAGGAAGTGGGGGCAGAAGCAGGATCAGCTATAGCTCGTTCTCCACATCCAGGGGAACTGGAGGCGCCGGACGTTGTGGAGGTTTTAGCAGCAGGAGCCTCCACAACATGGGTGGCAGCGGAAGGATTTCCATGGGTGGCTCTTATGGCAGTGGATACGGATGTAGAATTGTTGGCTTTGGTGGAGGCTATGGAGGAGGATTTGGCAGCATTGGAGGAGGTGTCATTGGTGGAGGAATAGGCAGCTTTGGTGGCCCTGTGAGAGGTGGTCCTGGGTTCCCCGGAGGCATCCAGCCGGTGCAGGTTGACACAACCCTCCTGCGGCCAGTCCATGTTGATATTGATCCTCAGATCCAGCAAGTGAAGTGCCAGGAGAAGGAGCAGATCAAGACTCTTAACAATCAGTTTGCTTCCTTCATTGACAAG GTGCGCTTCCTGGAGCAACAGAACAAGGTGCTCTCCACCAAGtgggagctcctgcagcagcaagggcCCTCAGGGCCGAGGAAGAACCTGGATGTCCTCTTTGAGAATTACATCCAGAACCTGAGGAGGAGGCTCGAGTCTCTAGTGGGACAGAGGGGAGAGCTGGAGTCGGAACTGCAGAACATGCGGCAATACGTCGAGGAGTACAAAACCAA GTATGAAGAAGAAATCAACAGGCGCACGGCTGCTGAGAACGAGTTTGTGGTGCTGAAGAAG GATGTGGACTGTGCCTACATGACCAAAGTGGAGCTGGAAGCCAAGGTGGGAGCTCTGACCGACGAGATCAACTTCCTGAGGTGCATCTATGAGGAG GAGCTGGCTCAGATGCAGACGATCAGCCGGGACTTGTCTGTGGTGGTGTCGATGGACAACAACCGCCACTTGGACCTGGACAGCATCATCGAGGAGGTCAGGCGCCAGTACGAGCAGATCGCTCAGAACAGCCGGGCTGAAGCTGAGGCTTGGTACCAGAGCCGG TAtgaagagctgcagagcacagctggcaggcatggggacagcctgcGCAACACCAAGATCGAGATCCAGGAGCTGACCAGGAATGTCCAGAGGCTGCGGGCTGAAATTGAGAGCGTGAAGAAGCAG aaccagcagctgcaggcagctatTGCTGAGGCCGAGGAGCGGGGTGAGATGGCTCTGAAGGATGCCAGGAGGAAACTGGAGGAGCTGGAATGTGCCCTGAGCAAAGACAAGGAGGAGCTGGCTCGCCTGTTGAAGGAGTACCAGGAGCTGCTGAACATCAAGATTGCCCTGGATGTGGAGATTGCCATGTACaggaagctgctggagggagaggagaacag GCTGTGTGGAGACAATCCAGCCAACGTGAACGTCT CTGTGGTAGGCAGAACCACCATTGCTGGAGGCAGAGTTGGTGGCTTTGGTGCCGGCAGTGGCATGGGAGGAGGAGTATGTGCGGTTGGAGGAGGAAGCATCGTCGGAGGCAGCTGTGGAGTGGGAGGAGGGATGTACAGCGGTGGCTTCTCCTCTGGCAGTGGAAGAATGTGCAGCTCTGGAGGTGGCAGCTTCATTACTGGAGGTGGATCCTCCTCAGTACGGAGATGTGTCACAACCACAACGGTCAAATCTTCAGGTGTAAAATACTGA